From Pyramidobacter piscolens W5455:
GAGGCTGCGCTGTTCTGCGTCTCCGGCACGATGGGCAACCAGGCCGCCCTGTTGACCTGGTGCCGTCCCGGCGACACCGTGCTGGTCGACGAGCTGCAGCACCTCGACCGCAGCGAAAAAACCGCCTTCGACCCGCGCTTCGGCCAGATGAAAAAAGCTTTTTACAAATTCGACGCCGACAGCATGCCCGACCCGGCCGACATGGAACGCGCGCTCAAGGGGAACTCTGTCAAGCTGATCTGCGTCGAGAACTCCCACAATTACACCGGTGGAACCTGTATCACGCCGGAGCGCATGGCCGCCGTCCGCCGCCTGGCCGATAAATACGGCGTGCCAGTCCACATGGACGGCGCGCGCGTTTTCAACGCCGCCGCATATCTCGGCGTTTCCGTAAAGGAGCTGGCCCAATACGCGGACACGCTCATGTTCTGCGTCTCCAAGGGGCTGGGAGCTCCCGTGGGATCCCTTCTCTGCGGGCCGAAAGACTTTATCGGGAAAGCCAAGGACACCCGCAAGCTGCTCGGCGGCGCCATGCGCCAAGCCGGCGTTATCGCCGCGCCCGCCATCTACGCGCTGAAACATAACGTGGAACGCCTGAGTGAAGACAACGAAAACGCCGCGTACTGCGCTTCGCTGCTGACAGGGCTGAAAAAAACGCTCGTGCAGAAAAACGTGCAGACCAACATCATGATGCTCGACGTCAAAAACGCCGGCGTCACGCCTCAGGAATTCTGCGAGCGCGCCAGGGGAAAGGGGCTGCTGATCCGCCCTATCATCAACACCTCGGTACGGCTCGTCTTTTACAAGGGCATCACGCGCCGCGACGCGGAACGAGCGGCAGCCGTCATCCGCGAAATCGACGCGGCGCTTTGATCTCATTTGAAAGGGGTAAGAATTATGGTTATCGGCGGTAAAAAAATATCTTTGACGACGCAGGTTTTCGTGGCTATGATCCTCGGTTCCGTCGCCGGGCTCGTCGTCGGCGAGACCATGGTTCAGCTCGGCTTCATCGGCGACATCTGGCTCAATTGCATCAAGATGATCGTGGTCCCTATGGTGCTCTGCACGATCGTGACCGGCATCACCTCGCAGGACAGCCTCGCCTCGCTGCGGCGCGTCAGCGCGCGCATCATCGTCTACTATGTGGTCACTACCGTGCTGGCCTGCGTAGTCGGGCTGACCGTGGCGACGCTGCTCCAGCCCGGGAAAATCGCCAACTTCGCCGGCATGGCCTCGCAGCAGATCAAGGGCGGCGTCGACATCACCTTCGCCGGCTTCCTCAAAGGGTTGTTTTCCACCAACATGATCAAGACGTTCGCCGACGGCAATATCGTGCAGACACTGGTCATCGCCATTCTGCTCGGCGTCGCCATCCTGCGCATCAAAGATCCTGAACGCAAGGCGACGATGAAAAAGTGTTTCGACGGCTTCAGCAGCATGGTTTTCTCGCTGATCGGCATGGTCATGGACGTGTCGCCTATCGGCGTGTTTTTTCTCATGGGCAACTCCTTCGGCAAGTACGGCGCCGGCATCTTCACCTCCATGGCAGTGCTCGTAGGAACCTACTACGCTGCCTGTCTTGCCCACGTTGTCTTCGTGTACGGCGGCTTCCTTCTGGCCTTCAAGCCCCACATGAATCCTTTCCGGTTCATCAAGGAGAGCGCCGACGTGTGGATCTACACCATCTCCACATGCAGCTCCATCGCCACGATCCCCGTCAACATCAAGACCGCCGAGGAAAAATTCGGCATTCCGGAGCGCGTTTCCGGCTTCACCATCCCCCTCGGCTCGCAGATGAACTCCGACGGCTCCGTGCTGCTCTACGCCTGCGTCATCCTCTTCATCAGCCAGATGATCGGCCAGCCCATGTCGATGCCCCAGCTGCTGAACGCCGTATTCATCTCCACCATTCTCTCCATGGGCGGCGCGGGGATCCCCGGCAGCGGCATCGTCAAGCTGATGGTCGTCGTTCAGTCCGTGGGACTGCCCATCGAAGTCGTCGGCGTCATCGCCGCGTTCTACCGCCTCTTCGACATGGGGACCACGACGAATAACTGCCTCGGCGACCTCGTCGGTACCATTATCGTCGGCACAGCCGAAAAAAAATACGACGCGGAGAAACAGAGCGCCTAGAAGATTTTCACATAGAAAACGTCGAGAGATAGAGAAAAAAATCGCGGCCGGTCATCGAAGAGCGTTGGCTCAACGACGACTGGCCGCGATTTTTTTGCATGATACTCATTCTTGATAAAAAGTATTAGCATAGTTTTCAAGGGGCTGCGGGGAAGTTCAGTCGCTCAGAATTACCTCGACTGCTGCGCAGCTCGCTTTGTGAATCTCCTCCGCAGCTCCCTTGCGTTCGACCTTTTAATTAAGAAATAGTATGAAATTTCTGACGGCGGAGGGGAAGCTATCTTGCCAGAGGGCAGCTCTTTTTATCAAGAGGTGAATTCTCTGTATTCGCACTTGACGATACGTATAAAAATACATATGATATAGTTAGAACGAAGGAGGCGAGGCGGTGAAACGGCAGGAATTCATAAAACGGCTTGAAGCGCTGGGGTTTCGTTTCAAACGCCATGGAAGGCGCCACGATATTTACAGCCGCGGCGAAGAGACGGAAGAAGTGCCTCGGCACGGGGATATCAATGAAATACTCGCGAAGAACATATTAAAAAGACGGGGAGCATAATCTTCTCGCGCACTCCAAAGAGGAGGGGAAAGGACAAATGAAAACGGTCTATCCTGTGATTTTTACGCCAGTCGAAGGAGTTGTGCTGGTCGAAGTGCCGGATCTCGGAGTGCTTACTCAGGGCGAGGACTTAAGCAACGCGGTCGAAATGGCGCGGGACGCGATCAGCCTTAAATGCGTCGATCTGGAGGACGAAGGGGAAAACATTCCCCCTCCGACGGCACTGAAAGAGATCGACGCTGCGAAGGGTGAGTTTGCAGGCGCTGGTACGGGCATCGTGTCTTTTGTAGACATCGATACGGCAGCCTATCGGCGCATGATCGACAACAAGTCAGTGCGCCGCACGGTGACTTTGCCTAACTGGCTTGACTATGCTGCAGAAAAGGAAAAAATCAACGTCTCCAAGGTACTTCAGGACGCCTTGATCAAAGAGCTTGGCTATGCCAAATGAAAAAGCCTTCCGTTAACGATATGCTCTCGTTTCAAGAGACAGTGAAATAAAAAATCACTGCCACTTGAGAAGGGAACATGATTTGTTTATGCCACACAGAGTAAGAATCGAAGCTGCCCCTATTTCTCAATCAGAAATAGAATGCGCGATTCTAAGCACAATCCATGTGAAAACTCTACATATATTTTAGTTTTATCCTATACAACAAAAAATCGCGAAGCCCGAATTTTACAGGCTTCGCGATTCATTTTAATTCCTTGTTTTTTAAATTGTGGCGGAGGGGAAGAGATTCGAACTCCCGGAGCTTGCGCTCAACAGTTTTCAAGACTGCCGCCTTAGACCGCTCGGCCACCCCTCCGCGAAGTGCCAGCGGCATTATAGCACGCGCCCCGGCGATTGGCAAAACGTGGAACGGACTCGTTTCGTTACAGATACAGCGACAGCGCGCAATAAACGAGCAGCAGGGCCATGACGGCGTTCGCGGCGCGTTCGTGGCGGCGCAGGGCGCGGCTGAAGGCGGCGCCGAAAGCGGCCCAGCAGTTGACCGAGACGAAGGCCGTGCCCGCCAGCCCGAACGCGAAAAGGACCAGCGCGGGAAGCGAACGGACGTGGGGCAGCACAAAAGTCGACATGGTAGTGACGGCAAAGATTATTACCTTGACGTTGACGAACTGGAGCAGCACGCCCGACAGAAAAGCGTTGTCGGCGGCGGACGGTCTTTCGCCGCCGGATCGGCTGGTCAGGGTCTTCCAGGCCATCCAGAGGATATACGCGGCGCCGAGAGCCAGCATGTACGGCTGAGCGGCGGGGATGTAATCCAGCAGCGTGGCGCTGAACAAAGCCGCCAGCAGCTGCACGGCGAAGAAGCCGCAGAAGATCCCCAGGCGGTAGCGCAGCGACGCGCCGAAGCCGTAGCGGCTGGCGTTGGACATCGAGGAGATGTTGTTCGGCCCGGGCGTGAAGGTGGAGACAAGGACATAGCTGAAAAAAGAGAACCAGTTCATCGGGAGCGCTCCTTCGAAAAATGGATAAGATAAAAAGAAAAGGGCGGAGGCCGAAAAGCCTCTGCCCTTGAATTATATCCGTTTGCAGACGAAAATCACAGATCGATGCGCGCGCCGATCGAAATGATGTGGGCGTCGCAGCCGCGCGTGGAGGCGTCTTCAAGCTTCTCGCCGCTGCGGTTGATGCGCTTGTCGCCGACGTCCATGTAGCCGTAGCCGAACGAATACTCGACGTTTTTGACGCGGCAGCTGGCGCCGAAAGTGTAGGTGCGGCGCGTGCCGGTGGGCACCATGAAATCGGCGTTGTCAGGATCGCGGGAAGAGCAGTCGTCGTAGACGAAACCGGCGCGGATCGTCCACTTGTCGTTGATCTTGTGCTCGACGCCGAACTGATAGCGCCAGCCGTCGCGCCAGTTCTTGGGCTCGTTGTACGGATAGGCCGTCAATCCGCCGAACATCGCCTGATACGGCTGCGGCACGGCGACGTCGATGGTCAGGTCTTTGTAGGAGCTCCACATCGTCTTGATGGCGTTGAACTCGACGCGCGTGCGGTCGCTGAACCTGTAGCCGACGCCGAAAGTATAACTCTCGGGCAGATGAATGGCCCCCTTGCCGCGGGTGGAAATCGTTCCCAGCATGCCGCTGTAAAGGTTTACGTCGCCCTCGACCGTTTGCTTGACCTCGGAACGGTACAGCGCCGCCAGCGAGAGCCGCGGCGTCGCCTGCCAGTTCAGGCCGACGTTCCAGCCCACGCCCCAGCTGTCGCCGTCGAGATCGATCGGCGTCTCGCCGCCGAGTCGGGTCGACTTGTCGAGCTTCAGCCCGGCGTACATCAGTTCCGCGCCCGCGGACATCGACAATGACGGCGCGATCTTCCATGCCACGTTGGGCGCGAAAGAAACCGACAGGAACTCGATGCTGCGGTTGCTGAAACGGCCGTACCAGCCCGGATCATAGGAGGCTTTCAAGCCGAAACGGGGATAAACGCCGACGCCGAACCAAGCGTTGGGCTGGATCCTGCGCGCGTAAAACATTGCGGGAACGTAAGCCGGATTGTTCTTGTTGTGCTGCGTCAGAAAGACGTTATCGCTGCCGTCGAGAAAGTCGGCGTAGCCGCGCGGCGCGATGTAGGTGACGGCGCCGGAAAAGGTGCCTTTCTCGTCGAACTGCGTGATCGCCGCCGGATTGTAGGCGATCAGCGAAGCTTCGTCGCCGAACATCATCGCGCCGCCCATGCCCACGCCGCGGGCGCTCCATTCGTACACCGCGAAACCGTCCGCATAGGCGGGCGCCGCCAAAAGCGCCGCCGAAAGCGCCAGCGCGGCCGTTTTTCTCATATTCATACCCTAACCCCTGCCCCTCGTCTCTTGTGTCGTGCCTGTCATGCTCTCTCTAGCTCCGTCGGAATCGCCCCACGAAAGGGCGACCCCGATCTCCGGCTGGGGCCTGCGATGTCTCCGCCGGTCTCCAGCGCCCTTTTGCGCAGATACTCTC
This genomic window contains:
- a CDS encoding type II toxin-antitoxin system HicB family antitoxin; amino-acid sequence: MKTVYPVIFTPVEGVVLVEVPDLGVLTQGEDLSNAVEMARDAISLKCVDLEDEGENIPPPTALKEIDAAKGEFAGAGTGIVSFVDIDTAAYRRMIDNKSVRRTVTLPNWLDYAAEKEKINVSKVLQDALIKELGYAK
- a CDS encoding threonine aldolase family protein; amino-acid sequence: MIDLRSDTLTLPDRPMLETILSAPLGDDGRLDAEGRGEDATVNKLEDMAASLTGKEAALFCVSGTMGNQAALLTWCRPGDTVLVDELQHLDRSEKTAFDPRFGQMKKAFYKFDADSMPDPADMERALKGNSVKLICVENSHNYTGGTCITPERMAAVRRLADKYGVPVHMDGARVFNAAAYLGVSVKELAQYADTLMFCVSKGLGAPVGSLLCGPKDFIGKAKDTRKLLGGAMRQAGVIAAPAIYALKHNVERLSEDNENAAYCASLLTGLKKTLVQKNVQTNIMMLDVKNAGVTPQEFCERARGKGLLIRPIINTSVRLVFYKGITRRDAERAAAVIREIDAAL
- a CDS encoding LysE family transporter, with translation MNWFSFFSYVLVSTFTPGPNNISSMSNASRYGFGASLRYRLGIFCGFFAVQLLAALFSATLLDYIPAAQPYMLALGAAYILWMAWKTLTSRSGGERPSAADNAFLSGVLLQFVNVKVIIFAVTTMSTFVLPHVRSLPALVLFAFGLAGTAFVSVNCWAAFGAAFSRALRRHERAANAVMALLLVYCALSLYL
- a CDS encoding OmpP1/FadL family transporter → MNMRKTAALALSAALLAAPAYADGFAVYEWSARGVGMGGAMMFGDEASLIAYNPAAITQFDEKGTFSGAVTYIAPRGYADFLDGSDNVFLTQHNKNNPAYVPAMFYARRIQPNAWFGVGVYPRFGLKASYDPGWYGRFSNRSIEFLSVSFAPNVAWKIAPSLSMSAGAELMYAGLKLDKSTRLGGETPIDLDGDSWGVGWNVGLNWQATPRLSLAALYRSEVKQTVEGDVNLYSGMLGTISTRGKGAIHLPESYTFGVGYRFSDRTRVEFNAIKTMWSSYKDLTIDVAVPQPYQAMFGGLTAYPYNEPKNWRDGWRYQFGVEHKINDKWTIRAGFVYDDCSSRDPDNADFMVPTGTRRTYTFGASCRVKNVEYSFGYGYMDVGDKRINRSGEKLEDASTRGCDAHIISIGARIDL
- a CDS encoding dicarboxylate/amino acid:cation symporter, translating into MVIGGKKISLTTQVFVAMILGSVAGLVVGETMVQLGFIGDIWLNCIKMIVVPMVLCTIVTGITSQDSLASLRRVSARIIVYYVVTTVLACVVGLTVATLLQPGKIANFAGMASQQIKGGVDITFAGFLKGLFSTNMIKTFADGNIVQTLVIAILLGVAILRIKDPERKATMKKCFDGFSSMVFSLIGMVMDVSPIGVFFLMGNSFGKYGAGIFTSMAVLVGTYYAACLAHVVFVYGGFLLAFKPHMNPFRFIKESADVWIYTISTCSSIATIPVNIKTAEEKFGIPERVSGFTIPLGSQMNSDGSVLLYACVILFISQMIGQPMSMPQLLNAVFISTILSMGGAGIPGSGIVKLMVVVQSVGLPIEVVGVIAAFYRLFDMGTTTNNCLGDLVGTIIVGTAEKKYDAEKQSA
- a CDS encoding type II toxin-antitoxin system HicA family toxin, with protein sequence MKRQEFIKRLEALGFRFKRHGRRHDIYSRGEETEEVPRHGDINEILAKNILKRRGA